GGATTGACGATTGCGCTTTTGTGCTTCATCTTCGCGGTGGGCATCACACCCAGCGTGTCTGCCGATGGCGATCCCATCGGTCGCTGTCCGGATGGTTTTCAACTGCATCTTGCCATGCACCACGACGATCACCACGAACACCATCACATTGGAACCGCGACCGATCAAAATGGCGATGGTTGGATTTGCTTCAAGCACGTTGGCGCGGCGGATAATAATCACGTGCACACGGATAATCACGCCGCGTTGAGATAACCGCTGAAAGGTCGTTACGCGATGGCAGACGTTCTCCTTGACCAGATTTATCAACTCAATCGTGCGGGCGAGTCGTTCGCAGTGGCGACGGTGGTGCGCGCCGAGAAACCGATCTCGGCAAAGCCGGGCGACAAGGCGCTCATCACAAGCGACGGCGCGCTCCAGGGTTGGATCGGCGGCGGCTGCGCGCAGGACACCGTGATTCGCGAAGCGAAGAAAGCGATTCACGAAGGACAGCCGCGTTTTTTGCGGCTCATTGGCAAAGGCGCGTCCATGACCGAAAAAACAGAAGGCATCCTCGAATTTCCGATCACGTGTCACAGCGGCGGTACGCTCGATATTTACATCGAGCCAGTTTTGCCGCGCCCGCAGTTGATTCTGTTCGGGAATTCGCCGGTCGCGCTCACGCTGGCGAAACTCGCGCGTATCTTGAATTTTGAAATTGATGTGTTCGATCCGCTCGCAACGCGCGACGAATTTCCGGATGCCGATGCGGTCGCGTCCGTTTTTGATCGCGCTGCGTGCGTCGTGCGCCCGTTATCCTTCGTCGTCGTGGCGACGCAGGGACACGACGACGAATTCGCGCTCGAAACGGCGGCGCGGAGCGGCGCGCCGTACATCGCGTTCGTCGCGAGCAAAAAGAAATTCGCGAGCCGCGTGGATTACTTGCGCGAACGCGGCGTGAGCGACGAGGATATCGCGCGCATACAAGCGCCGGCCGGATTGGATCTCGGCGCGGCGACGCCGGATGAAATCGCGGTGAGTATTCTCGCGGAGATCATTCAGGTGCATCGCCAGCATCTTGCGCCGCAAAAAGTACACGCCGGGCAAGTGGTTGCGGCGGTCGAAGAGATGGTCGTGGCAGAAGCCCAGGACCCGGTTTGCGGGATGATGGTCGAGCTCGCCGGGGCGCGCTATATTTCTGAGCAAGCCGGTACGCGGTACTATTTTTGCGCCGCCAGTTGCAAGAGCGCGTTCGACCGCGCGCCGGAAAAATTCCTTACGCAGAACGTGGGAGGATAACATGGGGATGAATCTCAAGGGGAACCTGGTCGTGGACGCGGCGCGCGAGCAAGTATGGCAACTCTTGTTTGATGTCGAGGTGCTTACGTTGATCTTGAACAAAATCCCAGGAATCAAGGTCGAGCGATTGGTTCAGGTTGTCCAAGACAAGTATGAAGCGACGGCGACCATTGGCGTGGCGATGGTCAAGGGGAAATACGACGGAACTATATCGGTGATTGAAAAACGCGCGCCAGAATTCGTCAAGTTCCGGGGCGAGGGCAAGGGCGGCGGCAATTGGACGAGCGGCGATATGTCGGTCATGCTCACGGCGCAAGATGGCAAAACGCTGATGGTCTACGATGGGACCGGCAATGTGAGCGGACCATTGGCAAGTCTGGGACAACGATTGATGGATACGGTCGGCAAGCAGTTCGTTCAACACGGTACCAAAGCGTTAGCAGAAGAATTGACGGCGCGTACCAGGACGAAGCCGATGATGTGAAACACAAACAAGGGAACGGAGGGAAATAAGGGAAATAAAGGCAAGAATGGAACGTTCCCTCATTTCCTTCATTTCCCTTATTTCCTTCGATTAACATGTTCAACACGATTGACGAAATCCAGCAGCGACTAACTGAAAATGGGTACATCGTGGATCGCGGTCTCGCCACCGCGATTTTTATCGCGCTGACTTTGCCCAAGCCGCTGTTTCTCGAAGGCGAAGCCGGCGTCGGCAAGACCGAGGTCGCCAAGGTGCTCGCGCGCATCCTTGCTACGCGCTTGATACGATTGCAGTGCTACGAGGGATTGGACGTTAACACGGCGGTGTACGAATGGAATTACCAGCGGCAGATTCTCGAAATTCGTTTGCTCGAAGCGGAAGGCGTCGCGCGCGACGCCGCGCGCAAAAATATCTTCTCCGAAGAATTTCTCCTCAAGCGCCCGCTGTTGCAAGCCATCGAGAATCATTCCGACCGCGCGCCGGTGTTGCTAATTGACGAACTCGATCGCGCGGACGAAGAGTTTGAAAGTTTTCTCTTGGAACTCTTGTCCGATTGGCAAATCACGATTCCAGAGTTGGGCACGTTGCGCGCGCAACAACCCCCGATTGTCGTCATCACGTCGAACCGCACGCGCGAGATTCACGACGCGCTCAAACGCCGATGTATTTATCACTGGATTGATCTGCCGGCGTTTGAAAAAGAATTGCAGATCGTCCGCGCCAAGGTTCCTGGTATCTCCGAAGCGCTGGCGCAACAGATTGTCACGTTCGTTCAGGAACTGCGCCGGCAGGATTTGTACAAACTTCCTGGCATCGCCGAGACACTCGATTGGGCGCAAACGTTGCTCGCGCTCAAAGCGAACGCGCTGGATGAAACGACGATCAAGAATACGCTGGGGGTGCTGTTGAAATACCAGGATGACGTTCAGAAAATCAGTGATCAGTATTCGCGCGAAGCGTCCAGTGTTCAGTCCTCTGAACATTGAACATTGAACACTGAACACTGGAAACTGAACACTGAATACTGGACACTCGAATGTCTGATTACTTCCTCTCCAACCTCCTCATCTTTGCGCGCGTCCTGCGCGACGCCGGTGTGGATGTGGCGATGGAGCAAGTGAGCGACCTGGCGCGCATCCTGCGTGTGATCGGCGTCGCGTCGCGGGAGGATGTGCGCCACGCCGCGCGCGCGTTGTTCGTGCGACGCTATGCCGACCGCGCCATTTTTGATCGCGCGTTCGAGCTGTTCTTCCGCATCCAGGGTTTCCCGACACAAGCGGTGATTGATCCGACCCAGGAACCCGTGCGCCGGGTTGATCGTCCCAAGACGATTCAACACTGGGCAGAGCGCGAAACTCGCCGCGCGGAAAACGCGTCGTCCGCTCAAACGCCGACCGATATTGCCACCATCAAAATTTCTAGTCCAAGCGAAACGCTGCGACAAAAACATTTCGATCAGTTCACCGAAGATGAGATTCGCGCGACGCGACAATTGATCGCGGCGATGGACTGGCGCATCGGTGAACGCCAAACACGGCGTAGAAAGAATTCGCCGCGCAGAGGACAAGTGGATTTTACTCGCTTGATGCGTCAAAACCTCAAGTTCGGCGCGGAGATATTTCAGTTGCCCAAGCGTCAGCCGAAATTCAAACCACGTTCGCTCATCGTGCTGGCGGACGTGAGCGGTTCGATGGAACGCTACACGCGGATGATACTGCACTTGCTCCACGCCTTGAGTCACGCCGAGTTTGCAACGAACGTCGAGGCGTTCCTGTTTGGCACGCGCCTCACGCGCATCACGCCGGATTTGCGTCGGCGGAACGTGGACAACGCGCTCGCGCGCGTGGCGCAACGCGTCCCCGATTGGTCGAGCGGTACGCGTATTGGCGACGCGCTCAAGCGATTCAACTTTGCGTGGGCGCGCCGCGTTCTACGCGCCGGCGCGGTCGTTCTCATTCTTAGCGACGGTTGGGATTGCGGCAAGCTCGAATTACTGCGCGATGAAATGGCGCGCTTGCAACGGAGTTGTTTCCGCTTGATGTGGCTCAGTCCGTTAGTCGCCGCAGACGGCGCGCGCGATGCGACCCAGGGATTGCAGGTCGCGCTGCCCTTCGTGGATGATTTCTTGTCGGTGTACAACTTGGCGAGTTTGGAAATGCTCGTCGCCAAACTGGAAACGCTGACCGAGGTTCGCGCCCTGCGGCGTCAACACCCGCGCGCGCGCATTCCCGCGCGTGAGGAGATCACCCTGCCCAGGTTTATGGACGTGCCGCAAATGGGAACCAGCAATTATGTGCGTCGGACGATGACGCTTCAAAACGTTGACGGAACACCGCGTTTTCGATACGAGGATAATTCGGAATAGTGGAAAAAACCAGGTTTCTCGAAGAAACCTGGTTTTTAGGTCAGTTAACCTTGCGAAGGTTCTTCTAGACCTGCAAGACGATCTTGCCAAATTGTTGTCCCGACGCCAGAAGTTCGTACGCCGCGCGTCCTTCCGCCAGCGGCATCACGCGATCAATCACCGGTTTGAGTTTCCCCGACCAGACGAGTTCCATCACGTCAATAAAATCTTGATGACTGCCCATCGTACTGCCGATCAAACTGATCTGTTTGCCGAATATGAAACGCACGTCAATTTGAGTTTGCGCTCCGCTCGTGTTGCCGACGATTGCAATGCGTCCGCCGCGCGCGACTGCGCGCATACTCGAATTCAGCGTCGCTTGCCCGATATTGTCCACGACGACATCTACGCCGCGTTTGCCGGTCATGGTGTACAACGCGCGCGACCAGTCTTCATCGCGATAATTGATGACCTGGTCCGCGCCCAGTTCTTGCGCCCGCCGCATTTTTTCCGGCGTGCTCGTGATCGCGTACACGGTTGCGCCCAGATACTTGGCAAGTTGAATCGAAATGCTATTGACGCCGCCGCCCGCGCCGATAATCGCGAT
This portion of the Chloroflexota bacterium genome encodes:
- a CDS encoding MoxR family ATPase, with the translated sequence MFNTIDEIQQRLTENGYIVDRGLATAIFIALTLPKPLFLEGEAGVGKTEVAKVLARILATRLIRLQCYEGLDVNTAVYEWNYQRQILEIRLLEAEGVARDAARKNIFSEEFLLKRPLLQAIENHSDRAPVLLIDELDRADEEFESFLLELLSDWQITIPELGTLRAQQPPIVVITSNRTREIHDALKRRCIYHWIDLPAFEKELQIVRAKVPGISEALAQQIVTFVQELRRQDLYKLPGIAETLDWAQTLLALKANALDETTIKNTLGVLLKYQDDVQKISDQYSREASSVQSSEH
- a CDS encoding zinc-binding dehydrogenase; its protein translation is MKALFFNEHGGIPALQYGDVADPEPGPGEALVRVHAVALNRLDLWVCQGWAGLKLTMPHYSGADVAGIVAGYGKDARGPAIGTPVVVDPGVVLGEDDWTRRGEESVSPHYHILGETVRGGCAEYLTIPARNLLPMPVGFDFASAAAPILVGLTAWRMLIHRAKLQAGESIAIIGAGGGVNSISIQLAKYLGATVYAITSTPEKMRRAQELGADQVINYRDEDWSRALYTMTGKRGVDVVVDNIGQATLNSSMRAVARGGRIAIVGNTSGAQTQIDVRFIFGKQISLIGSTMGSHQDFIDVMELVWSGKLKPVIDRVMPLAEGRAAYELLASGQQFGKIVLQV
- a CDS encoding VWA domain-containing protein; translation: MSDYFLSNLLIFARVLRDAGVDVAMEQVSDLARILRVIGVASREDVRHAARALFVRRYADRAIFDRAFELFFRIQGFPTQAVIDPTQEPVRRVDRPKTIQHWAERETRRAENASSAQTPTDIATIKISSPSETLRQKHFDQFTEDEIRATRQLIAAMDWRIGERQTRRRKNSPRRGQVDFTRLMRQNLKFGAEIFQLPKRQPKFKPRSLIVLADVSGSMERYTRMILHLLHALSHAEFATNVEAFLFGTRLTRITPDLRRRNVDNALARVAQRVPDWSSGTRIGDALKRFNFAWARRVLRAGAVVLILSDGWDCGKLELLRDEMARLQRSCFRLMWLSPLVAADGARDATQGLQVALPFVDDFLSVYNLASLEMLVAKLETLTEVRALRRQHPRARIPAREEITLPRFMDVPQMGTSNYVRRTMTLQNVDGTPRFRYEDNSE
- a CDS encoding XdhC family protein, whose amino-acid sequence is MADVLLDQIYQLNRAGESFAVATVVRAEKPISAKPGDKALITSDGALQGWIGGGCAQDTVIREAKKAIHEGQPRFLRLIGKGASMTEKTEGILEFPITCHSGGTLDIYIEPVLPRPQLILFGNSPVALTLAKLARILNFEIDVFDPLATRDEFPDADAVASVFDRAACVVRPLSFVVVATQGHDDEFALETAARSGAPYIAFVASKKKFASRVDYLRERGVSDEDIARIQAPAGLDLGAATPDEIAVSILAEIIQVHRQHLAPQKVHAGQVVAAVEEMVVAEAQDPVCGMMVELAGARYISEQAGTRYYFCAASCKSAFDRAPEKFLTQNVGG